The genomic DNA GAGCTTCAAGAATCATCAAGCCAAGCGGTTCAAAGTGCTATCTTGGGTGAGACCCCATATCAAACGGATCGTCGGACTGACAGGAACACCGGCACCGAATGGACTGCTTGATCTTTGGGCTCAGATGTTTCTGCTGGATCGGGGGCAGCGGCTGGAAAAAAACATTACCGGATACCGTACGAAGTATTTCGAGAGGAACTATAACGGCCATGGATACACAGCCAAGCCTGGAGCCGATGACGTGATTCAGCGTAAGATTGCCGATCTATGCATCAGCATGAAGGCTGAGGATTATCTGGAATTACCTGATTGCGTGACCAACGTCATTCCCGTAGTGCTGGATGCCAAAGCGACCAAGCAATACAAGCAGATGGAAAAGGAGCTGCTGCTGGAGATCGAAGGGGCAGAGATTACAGCAACCAGTGCAGCCGTGCTATCAGGTAAGCTGCTACAGCTTTGCAATGGAGCCCTGTACGACGAAGCCCGTCAGGTACATGAGATTCATGACAACAAGATCGAAGCGTTCATGGAGTTGGTCGAACAGCTTAACGGAAAAGCAGCTTTGGTATTCTATAACTTCCAGCATGACCGTAATCGGATTCTGAAGGCATTGAGCAAGACCAGCCTGCGAGTCCGGGAGCTGAAGACGCCACAGGATCAACTGGACTGGAATGCAGGTAAGGTAGATATTTTGTTAGCGCACCCAGCCAGCGCAGCTTATGGGCTTAACCTGCAGGATGGGGGGAATCATGTTGTGTGGTTTGGATTGAACTGGAGTCTGGAGCTGTATCAGCAAGCGAATGGTCGTCTGCATCGCCAGGGCCAGAAACAGAAAGTCATCCTGCATCATTTGGTCGTGCAGGGGGGAGCTGACGAGGACGTCATGGCTGCGCTTGAGGGTAAAGCGGCTACACAGGACAAGTTACTGGAGGCGCTAAAAGCCAGAATTGAGAGGGTGAAAGGTTCATGAATAAACAGGAGATTGCACGTATTGCTGCTGAGACTGCACTAGAATTTTATAAAAAGGAGCAGGAACGGCAAAATAAACTTAAAAGAGATCGACGGCTGAGAAACACGAAGATGCTACTTCGCAATTATCGCAAATTTAAAATCCATTGTGGTTCTAATGTGCAAGAGCTTGAAGAGTTAAAGGACCCTGACTCTTTCGAGTATCTGGACACCGATGATCTGGCAATCGAAGCGATTATAAAAAATAAAGAGCGTACAGCAGCTATGGTGAGGTACATTGACCGGATGCTTGAAATCTATCAGATCCTGTCTGAAAAATCGAAGCCGGAAGATCTGAGACGATTCAAAATCATTTATGATTTATACATTGCAGACGATGAAAAAAACGTTGAAGAGCTTAGTGAATGTCACAAAATCAATAAAAGATCAATCTATCGGGACATTAACAAAGCCTGCGAAGCCTTATCCAGCTTGCTTTTTGGGGTGGATGGGATGAGATTGATCAGTTAAATAGTGTGTCACTAATTGACCATTTACGGAGTCATTTTGAAAATGCTAATATGGTAGTGTGCAAAAATTATAAATCGAGCTAATTATAAGGAGTCCTTCATTGTGAAGGGCTCTTTTTACGTTTCAATTTCGCTGAAAACGGGAAGACAAGAATCAAGGAGGGATAATCATGAGCCAAAGCACAAAGAACCTGAGCAAAGAGCTGTCCAAGCGTGAGGGTGTAGAGACGATTACCGTGGAGCCGTACCAGGAGATCAGAATCACAGTAGGCCAGCAAGAGAAGCTGTTCACTGGCCCAGCCGTGATCTTAGTCAATCAAGACTAGAGCTTGCGGTAGCTGTAGCCGCCCTTTTTGATATGAGCGTCGAAATACTTCCCATGCGAGCCTGCGGATAGGAGTCCAGTGTATTCGCTTTGTGGTACATTGGCATAAGCATATTCGCCGCCGTGGTTGAATCTGACGTAGAGCGTAGATGTGTTTTCATCATAGGCTACAGCGTCAAGATTCGAAGATGTTACAGGTACCCAGTTCACATAAACACATCCTTTCAGGGAGTGAGAGTTGATTGCGTTTTTAAGGGCGATACTCGGTCTCGTGACATTTTGGACACGGTGGAAGCGTGTCTGTGTGGTCATCGAGAGTTACACTAGTTCTGCAATTGGTACAGGTGTAAGTACCCTTGCCTGGTTTTTCTCCTGTTGTAGACATACTAAACACCTCCTTTCATCCTAGTTCTTTCGACACTGAAAGAGGAAATTCCTTCCTATGTGTCGAATTATTGTGTCGAAAGGAGGTGTTTGCTATGGTGAAGACGAAAGCTTTCTCACAGTACACGGAAAAAAAACTAGAAGAACAACTTAATGCATTTATCCGTAACATTCCTAGAAAAGCATTAATTGATGTTAAGTTTAGCACATCTGGTACCAACGATTCCGATTCTGGAGAGCTGTTTAATGCGTTAGTGATTTACGAAGATTAGACTAAAATTACCATCAGCATCCTTTGGGGTGCTTTTTCTATTGCACAGGTGTAGGGAAGCTTGGTCGTTCCCGCTGCCCTTGGAAGGCAGAGACCGCAGGTTCGAATCCTGCCACCTGTATTACATTGCAGAGAGCGGTGCCTAGGTGCTGCTCTTTTTGCTATGTACAAAAATAATGAAAAGGACGTGACGTATTGAGTTATGCATATTTGGACAAAGAGGGCATCTTGCATTTGCATCCAGAAAAACGTATTGCTGCACAAAACGGCAAGTACGTGGAAACTAATCTGGAGTATGACGAAAGCGGCTTTCCGATCGTCGAGGAACAAGGAGTAATCTATTACGCCAATGAGGGTACAGCTTACGTCAAGGGTAACAAAGCCAAGGGACAGAGCATTGCGGTACCAAACGTACTTAAGCAGCTTGCTGACCAACTCAAATAGGGGGATGGGCATGGAATTAGTAAAGCTAAAAAATGGACTACTTACCGAAAAGTATACTACCGTACATCATGAAAAGGATTATCGATACAACGCGCCACACTATTTTGAAGTGCAAGATTTGAATGGAGAGGTAGTTGGTAGCGTTCATTTCCAAGAGGGGCCGATCAAAGAGGTTGGAGTAAACGGAGTAGCCAATGAAGATTTAATTGGCATGGTTCTTGCCCGTCTTGAAGGATTCCAAAACAGTGAGTATCGTAGTCGGGATAACGCAGTTGCAATCACAAAGTTGGAAGAAGCGCTTCTATGGCTTCGGAAACGGACATTGGAACGTGAAGCCCGAGGCGTGGAAGGAACACATACCGTTTAAATGTAAAAGGTCGGGTGCATAACGCACCTTGCCTTATTTGACACATATAGGATTATGGCGGTTCGATTCCGCTGTGTGTTGAAAAAAAATAACCCATCACTTGGACGGGTTATTCAGTGTATTTATAATTTGATCGACTTTTTCCTTAATGTCGGGGTGATTAGCTGCATATTCCGTGAAGGCTTCTTGCAATAGTGTGCGTTGATCCTTTTCAGTAACAAATGACCAGGTACGCAACAAGGTAGTGAACTCTTCCGGGAATCGGAAAGACAAAGCGGCATTTGCCAAATTGATTACCTCCTATTCTTGATAGCTTGCGTTAAAGCAACCAACGATAAAACCAAGCCGGCCAACGAGATGACAAGTGTGAGAGTTTCCATGCTGGTGCCTCCTTTGTTAAAAAATAATTTACAACAGAGTTTGAAGAGGGTAAGATAAGCATAAGATTAATAGGGAGCAGAGAAGGGGATTACTCCCCAACCCTGCTGTTGACTTGAGCCTTCTTACGGTGCAACGTAA from Paenibacillus sp. FSL R10-2782 includes the following:
- a CDS encoding sporulation protein Cse60; protein product: MVKTKAFSQYTEKKLEEQLNAFIRNIPRKALIDVKFSTSGTNDSDSGELFNALVIYED
- a CDS encoding DEAD/DEAH box helicase yields the protein MATGTLIERKRFVPHDYQRYCINRVLTDDALGLLLDLGLGKTVITLTAVNDLKYNRFTVSRTLVIAPKKVAEATWGNEAAKWEHLKHLRIITVLGTAQQRIRALNTPGDIWVINRDNAAWLVDYYRNAWPFDMVVLDELSSFKNHQAKRFKVLSWVRPHIKRIVGLTGTPAPNGLLDLWAQMFLLDRGQRLEKNITGYRTKYFERNYNGHGYTAKPGADDVIQRKIADLCISMKAEDYLELPDCVTNVIPVVLDAKATKQYKQMEKELLLEIEGAEITATSAAVLSGKLLQLCNGALYDEARQVHEIHDNKIEAFMELVEQLNGKAALVFYNFQHDRNRILKALSKTSLRVRELKTPQDQLDWNAGKVDILLAHPASAAYGLNLQDGGNHVVWFGLNWSLELYQQANGRLHRQGQKQKVILHHLVVQGGADEDVMAALEGKAATQDKLLEALKARIERVKGS
- a CDS encoding KTSC domain-containing protein, whose product is MNWVPVTSSNLDAVAYDENTSTLYVRFNHGGEYAYANVPQSEYTGLLSAGSHGKYFDAHIKKGGYSYRKL
- a CDS encoding BC1881 family protein, with translation MSQSTKNLSKELSKREGVETITVEPYQEIRITVGQQEKLFTGPAVILVNQD